In the genome of Deltaproteobacteria bacterium, the window CCCTTCCCGAAATTGAGGGCGGTTTTTGATCCGTGGTCAACATAAAGGACCAAAAATCTGAGAATGTGAGGTCCGGCTCCAGGAAATACACAACGAGGGGCTGGTGGGCCGCGCGGTGGCAGGTGCGCGGGATCGTTTCGTCATCGCCACAAAGTTCGGTATCCTCCGGGGGGAGGACAAAAGTTTCCAGGGCATCAGCGGAAGACCGGAATATGTCCGTGCGGCATGTGAGGGCAGCCTGAGGCGACTGGGGATGGAGCACATCGACCTTTATTACCAGCACCGGGTAGACCCGGAAGTCCCCATCGAGGACACGGTCGGTGCCAGCGAGGAAGGGGATGTGCGCCTCGCGCGCTTTCCCAGGTTCCGGGAAAAGGCAAATTTCCAGCGTAACCTTGGACTTCTGGAGGGGCTCAGGGATCTCGCATCCCGAAAGGGGTTCACCCCCGCCCAGCTGGCGTTGGCCTGGGTCATGGCTCAGGGGGCGGATATTGTCCCCATACCGGGCGCGGCCGCAGGGACGCGTTACGACGAACGGGGGATGAGCATGGTTGAGGAAAGCTGAATAATAACCGGGACTACCAGTCATGCGTTACGGCTTTTTAAATCCGGGCCCCGCGCTGGATCGTCTCCAGGAACCTCGACCGGAGCAGATCGCTCATGAGGGCCGCCTTGACGGGCGGCAGTTTCAGGACGCCGCCCACCAGCCCCCGCATGAAGGCGTGGGTCATGTTCTCCGGCTCGGGGAACAGCTGGTTCTGAAGGGTCCCCCGCTCCAGTGACTGGAGAATGAGCCGCTGGAAAATATTCTCCGGATGAATGACGCGCTGGTCGCGTTTCACGAGCTTCATGGAGCCGGGTCTGCATTTAAGCGCACACACACCGCAGCCCAGACAGATGGACTCATCCACCATAGGATCGGCCTTCCTGCCTGAGTCGGGGACACCGTTTTCCACCATCTCGATGGCGTCGATGGTGCAGGCTTTTGCGCAGGCTCCGCAGCCGTTGCAGGTGTTTTTATCCCATCGGGCGATGAAGCTGGACGTCACGACGGTGTTTGGGTAGCCGTGCCTGCTGATCCCCCCGAGAGCCTGGCAGCAGCATCCGCAGCAGTGGCACATGAACTCACAGCCGTCCCGGACGTTGTCGGCGTTGATGACCAGCGCCATCTCCCTGGACTCGGCCAGGTTTTCCAGCATCTCGGTCCTGGAGACCTCCCCTGCCAGGTTGTGCCGGATCATGTAATCGGCCGATCTCCCGAGGGTGGAGCACTTGCCCGTGGGGACGTCACATTCCTTCTCTCCGCTGTGGTGCTTTTTGTGACGGCAGGAACACAGCCCCACGGCAAACCTGTCCGATTCCCCGATGATGGCCGCGGCCTTCTCGTAATCCAGGACCTCGACGCGCTCTGAATTTCTTATGGTGTCCTCCCAGGGCACCGTCCGCATCACCGAGACCTTCTCTCCCTTTGCGAAATTGGCCGCCCAGAAGATATCGTCCTTTTCCATGTACTCACTGAAAAGTCTGGAAATCCCGGCCATGTCGAGGTCCCCCCCTGTCCTCATCATGGTGAACTCGAAGATCCCGATGACCATGGGCGAGGGCATGTAGTAGCCCCTTCCCCTGATCTGGAGGTCGATGACCAGGCCTTTTTCGGCCAACGCCTCAAGGATGTTCCGCAGCCTGGTCCTGTCGTACCCGGTAGCCTGGACGATCTTCTCGAACCGGGACAGCCGGTACGGCATGCGGACGACGACGTCG includes:
- a CDS encoding aldo/keto reductase, which gives rise to MHNEGLVGRAVAGARDRFVIATKFGILRGEDKSFQGISGRPEYVRAACEGSLRRLGMEHIDLYYQHRVDPEVPIEDTVGASEEGDVRLARFPRFREKANFQRNLGLLEGLRDLASRKGFTPAQLALAWVMAQGADIVPIPGAAAGTRYDERGMSMVEES
- a CDS encoding 4Fe-4S dicluster domain-containing protein, yielding MGHLVGKDIYRDLGRKIDGLSVRTPWNDTLHQILRELYSAEEADVVVRMPYRLSRFEKIVQATGYDRTRLRNILEALAEKGLVIDLQIRGRGYYMPSPMVIGIFEFTMMRTGGDLDMAGISRLFSEYMEKDDIFWAANFAKGEKVSVMRTVPWEDTIRNSERVEVLDYEKAAAIIGESDRFAVGLCSCRHKKHHSGEKECDVPTGKCSTLGRSADYMIRHNLAGEVSRTEMLENLAESREMALVINADNVRDGCEFMCHCCGCCCQALGGISRHGYPNTVVTSSFIARWDKNTCNGCGACAKACTIDAIEMVENGVPDSGRKADPMVDESICLGCGVCALKCRPGSMKLVKRDQRVIHPENIFQRLILQSLERGTLQNQLFPEPENMTHAFMRGLVGGVLKLPPVKAALMSDLLRSRFLETIQRGARI